AAATATAAATtcgattatattttatttttttagtgttaaaccaaaattattttgttaatttatgcTTATTTTAATTGAAATCTAAAACCTCACAGAATATTGATTCAATttctaaaaaacaattttaatagTATTATAATAACTTATTTATCAAACACGATTCACTTTTTgtcaatttcaaatattaattatttttttaatcaaattctgcaaaaatataatattctgCACATACTTTGAAATCCgttattgaaaaaaatatttttttcctaaagCAAACAGGTTCACAACTCATGAGTGGCGAAAGCAAACGGAGCGTACAGGAATCATCAACCCAAAAGGTTTTTGCCAAGGTACCCTAGTCATTCTTATCCATTCATCGATGCATGTGAGCGATTCTCCACtttttacatttatatttttctttcaccGTAAAATATGCGAGATCCCGAGTCTGCTAGTTCGTGAGTCGCCTTTGAATTTAGTAATTTCTGTTCATTTGTTCGTTTGTTTGTGTATTTTCACATGGTAATTATTGTTGTAACAATGTTAGCTTTTTAAGAAAAGTTTCATTGAAGGGCATGTGTATTTCGTGGAAACGACTCGGCCCTTTTTGTTGTTTAGCACGCACACGTCACGAAACACATTAGAGTGATTATTCATGATTCGAATATGGTAATGGGATTTTCTTTTATGCGATTCTTATCCCGTGTTCTTCTATCTCCGTCCTAATTATTGGTTTGAGGTACTTTAATTAATCATGATTTTTTGCTTTGGATGCCTTATTTTCTGTTTGCTGGATTACCTGGAGGTGTTCCTGAAATTTGCCTTCAATTTGTGGATCATGTTTGATGTTCGAATTTATATTTAGGCGTGTCTAATCTTCCATTGGATGTGTTGCTTTATGAATTCTTGTCTCTTGTGTTTACTGGAATTTTAACCTTTATCATAAGTTGAGTGAAAGGTTTCTGCTTGAAGTTCGTGTGGTTGTTTGATGCGATAGGAACTAATACTGACTATGACATCTGGGTTTGACCCGAATTAATCATACTGGCATCTTATGAATTACTGGATTGATATTTCATACTTGATGtggtaattttaaatttcctaTCAGGACTGGTTCTTGTTAttacatttataaaatattttttcaggcAAATTATTATGTGGATATTATTTTCTCCGACTTCTTGTAGATTCTCTCGTGAAAATTGGTATTGTATACTGGTTGCACAATGGGGCTAGCTGACTCAAGATAAACGAATATTCGAGTCTTTGGAAAAAAATTTTCTGCAAATTCGTTTTGATAAAATAAGATGAACATGTGATGATTTTTGTGCTATATGCATTTAGATGGATACACGAAGTTCAGAACATGGGCATGTTATAGAGGTTTGCACGGATGTGAGAGCTACAGAGAGGGGTTCTACAGGGACCAAGGCTTGTGGGGGAGCAGCATGCGGTTTTTCTGATGCTCAGAGCAGTTCTAAAGATGCCCAAGAGCGTTCAGCATCCATGAGGAAACTCTTGATTGCGGTTGCTTTGTGCATCGTTTTTATGAGTGTTGAAGTTGTTGGAGGTATCAAAGCCAATAGCCTTGCGATATTGACTGATGCAGCACATTTGCTGTCAGATGTTGCTGCTTTTGCGATTTCTTTGTTTTCACTATGGGCGGGAGGATGGGAAGCTACTCCACGCCAGTCTTACGGGTTTTTCAGAATAGAGATACTGGGGGCACTGGTCTCAATTCAGATGATATGGCTTCTTGCCGGGATCCTTGTCTATGAAGCCATTTTTCGTCTCATGCATGAAACAGGTGAAGTACAAGGATTTCTGATGTTTTTGGTCTCTGCTTTTGGGTTATTAGTCAATGTTATCATGGCTATCTTGCTGGGCCATGATCATGGCCATGGTCACGGACACGGCAATGGTCACA
The DNA window shown above is from Primulina huaijiensis isolate GDHJ02 chromosome 12, ASM1229523v2, whole genome shotgun sequence and carries:
- the LOC140990252 gene encoding metal tolerance protein A2-like isoform X1, whose protein sequence is MHVSDSPLFTFIFFFHRKICEIPSLLVRESPLNLMDTRSSEHGHVIEVCTDVRATERGSTGTKACGGAACGFSDAQSSSKDAQERSASMRKLLIAVALCIVFMSVEVVGGIKANSLAILTDAAHLLSDVAAFAISLFSLWAGGWEATPRQSYGFFRIEILGALVSIQMIWLLAGILVYEAIFRLMHETGEVQGFLMFLVSAFGLLVNVIMAILLGHDHGHGHGHGNGHNHGHGSGHGHEHHEHDDHDHGSEDTHVHHHGVSVTYHDSRHSKHDERHHTHDGDSTEPLLKNSDGGENESKDRYEKKKKQRNINIQGAYLHVLGDSIQSIGVMIGGAIIWYKPEWKIIDLICTLIFSIIVLGTTIRMLRNILEVLMESTPREIDATRLEKGLCDMEEVVAIHELHIWAITVGKVLLACHVKVKPEADADMVLDKVIDYIKREYNISHVTIQIERE